The proteins below are encoded in one region of Pseudomonas putida S13.1.2:
- the acnA gene encoding aconitate hydratase AcnA — protein MTETACDLFTPLTINDDSFTIVDLGKMLDLSQLAKLPYSIRILLENVARCSPEALPSVLARATGQGPDCEVPFQPNRLMFHDTTCLPALADFAGMRDVVAELGGDPQAMNPLIPAVLTIDHSVIVERYAEANAVEQNLDIDFRRNSERYRFIKWAQKSLDNFGVIPPGTGIIHQMNMEALAQVVWESRAANGERLLHPDDMVATDSHTPMINAIGVLGWGVGGLEGQAAMVGEPVPISFPKVIGIRVTNAMRPGVTATDLSLHVAEILRKRSVVGKFVEFTGPGLSTLSWAARGTVSNMAPEYGATVVFFPFDNETLAYLELSGRSAKLREQVIAYMSAQPLWRRDELAEPEFDELIELDLACIEPSVAGPHQPHQRQPLSKAAASFQDEVLGGGKLITAPQEQCFFEPSFGESITHGAVVMSAITSCTNTANPAQMIQAGLLARKARSLGLQRKPWVKTSLSPGSQVVADYLAEANLLEDFSALGFDLAGFGCMTCIGNSGKLEEHVEHFADQGLKGVVVLSGNRNFEGRVNPKVPAGYLASPALCVAYAIAGTIDIDLTSQPLATDAGGQPVFLQDLMPSDADIADEVAKVVKPEFFQHRLATVWEGTHHWQALSAEGSVQFPWRPESTYLRRPQYLADIQAEPKASLAINGARTLMVLGDNVTTDHISPAGAIPANSLAGQWLLERGEDPQDLNQYSTRRSNHEVMLRGAFTNKSVKNRLLGDQQPGLGAWAWNADHSECLPLYEAAKSYALQKTPMVVFAGINYGAGSSRDWAAKAQALLGVKAVVAQSIERIHRSNLIGMGVLPLVFKPGQSVDDLRMDGSEQFDFLGLDELAVGENLIKLIVHRADGRRDEAEVIARVDSQQEVRYLANGGVLPFVIRKVVARTRA, from the coding sequence ATGACCGAGACTGCCTGCGACCTCTTTACTCCCCTGACAATCAACGATGATTCGTTCACGATTGTCGATCTGGGCAAGATGCTTGATCTCAGCCAGCTGGCAAAGCTGCCGTATTCCATTCGTATCCTGCTGGAGAACGTTGCACGCTGCTCTCCAGAAGCCTTGCCGTCAGTGTTGGCGAGAGCTACCGGGCAGGGCCCGGACTGCGAAGTACCTTTCCAGCCCAACCGCCTGATGTTCCATGACACCACCTGCCTGCCTGCTTTGGCCGACTTCGCCGGCATGCGGGATGTTGTCGCCGAGCTGGGTGGCGATCCACAGGCGATGAACCCGCTGATCCCCGCTGTACTGACTATCGACCACTCGGTAATCGTCGAGCGCTACGCCGAGGCGAACGCGGTCGAGCAGAACCTGGACATCGACTTCCGCCGCAACAGCGAGCGCTACCGTTTCATCAAATGGGCTCAGAAGAGCCTGGACAACTTTGGTGTGATCCCACCGGGTACCGGCATCATTCACCAGATGAACATGGAGGCGTTGGCCCAGGTCGTTTGGGAAAGTCGCGCAGCGAACGGGGAGCGCCTGCTCCACCCTGACGACATGGTCGCCACCGACAGCCACACGCCGATGATCAATGCCATTGGTGTGCTGGGCTGGGGCGTTGGTGGGCTGGAAGGGCAGGCCGCCATGGTGGGTGAACCGGTACCGATCAGCTTCCCGAAAGTGATTGGTATCCGCGTGACCAATGCCATGCGCCCAGGTGTAACAGCCACCGATTTGTCCCTGCATGTGGCAGAAATTCTGCGTAAGCGCTCGGTCGTGGGCAAGTTCGTGGAGTTCACTGGGCCAGGCCTCTCCACGCTAAGCTGGGCAGCACGTGGCACAGTCTCCAACATGGCGCCCGAGTACGGGGCGACGGTTGTGTTCTTCCCGTTCGACAACGAGACGTTGGCCTACCTGGAGCTCAGCGGTCGTTCGGCCAAGTTGCGCGAGCAAGTCATCGCCTACATGAGCGCCCAGCCGCTGTGGCGCCGCGACGAGCTGGCCGAGCCGGAATTCGACGAGCTCATCGAGCTTGATCTGGCGTGCATCGAGCCGAGTGTTGCAGGCCCGCACCAACCGCACCAACGTCAGCCACTTTCCAAGGCCGCAGCGTCGTTCCAGGATGAAGTGCTGGGCGGCGGCAAGCTGATCACAGCTCCGCAAGAGCAGTGCTTCTTCGAGCCTTCTTTTGGTGAGTCGATCACTCACGGCGCTGTGGTGATGTCGGCTATTACCAGCTGTACCAACACCGCAAACCCGGCGCAGATGATCCAGGCGGGTTTGCTGGCCCGTAAGGCCCGGAGCCTGGGCCTTCAGCGTAAGCCGTGGGTCAAGACGTCGCTCTCGCCTGGCTCGCAGGTGGTCGCAGACTACTTGGCTGAAGCCAACCTGCTGGAAGACTTTTCTGCATTGGGCTTCGATCTGGCGGGCTTCGGTTGCATGACCTGCATCGGCAACTCGGGGAAGCTCGAAGAGCACGTTGAGCATTTCGCCGATCAGGGCCTCAAAGGCGTGGTCGTGTTGTCCGGCAACCGAAATTTCGAAGGCCGGGTGAACCCTAAAGTACCGGCAGGCTATCTGGCATCCCCGGCGTTGTGCGTTGCCTACGCCATCGCCGGTACCATCGATATCGACCTGACTTCGCAGCCGCTTGCCACGGATGCTGGGGGCCAGCCGGTATTCTTGCAGGATCTGATGCCAAGCGATGCTGACATTGCCGATGAGGTCGCCAAGGTGGTCAAGCCGGAGTTCTTCCAGCATCGCCTGGCAACTGTCTGGGAGGGTACGCACCATTGGCAGGCGCTTTCTGCCGAGGGTAGTGTCCAGTTTCCCTGGAGGCCCGAGTCTACCTACCTGCGTCGTCCGCAATACCTGGCGGATATCCAGGCGGAGCCTAAAGCGTCCCTGGCTATCAATGGTGCTCGGACGTTGATGGTGCTTGGCGATAACGTCACTACTGACCACATCTCGCCAGCAGGCGCGATCCCTGCCAATAGCTTGGCGGGCCAGTGGTTGCTCGAACGTGGTGAGGATCCACAGGACCTCAACCAGTATTCCACGCGTCGCAGTAACCATGAAGTGATGCTGCGTGGTGCCTTCACCAACAAATCAGTGAAGAACCGTCTCCTTGGTGATCAGCAGCCAGGGCTGGGCGCCTGGGCGTGGAATGCTGACCACAGCGAATGCTTACCGCTGTACGAGGCTGCCAAAAGCTATGCCCTGCAAAAGACACCGATGGTGGTTTTTGCAGGTATCAACTACGGCGCTGGCTCCAGCCGTGACTGGGCCGCGAAGGCACAGGCCCTGCTTGGGGTGAAGGCGGTGGTTGCGCAAAGCATCGAGCGTATTCACCGCAGCAATCTGATCGGCATGGGCGTACTGCCTCTGGTCTTCAAACCTGGCCAAAGCGTTGACGACCTTCGTATGGATGGCAGCGAGCAGTTCG